In the genome of Bryobacteraceae bacterium, one region contains:
- a CDS encoding Gfo/Idh/MocA family oxidoreductase: MNRRDLLKTAAPAGLTILRSGVLRGQTAPSNRLNIALIGVWGRGTAHYATMLKENVVAICDVNELRMKEALRIFPKAKTYWDWRKLVEQKDVEAVIVCTADHHHAFIANWALNRDMHVFCEKPLGISVEEARTVRANYIKRKAKVATQHGTQRHAYPNFERVRELILDGAIGELHTVHSWDSRKLPRPGYPQAEGQPPASLQYEQWIGPSPYHPYSPQYFGGSSGLNCLFWNMYRDFGVGQMGDMGAHTMDLVWNSVDAGAPQAIDVDWEVSDKYDPNICPVRLKAIFEHPGNSWRGPVRLVWYQGGLKPESPKSYIDVEHIGNGAIFEGTKGAILADFTSRIVIPNNDDGDFTYYKRRAKDNLLPLVMGAGQPTQAPPQRRASGGRRPSGPLPGGMRALPSAEVGPSGFPTVQMMEGNIPPAIGMPNTSVEAAAAAQKEGRPPGRQDPFQQEWIEACKGNRNSATYGTSSKTNCDFDYAGSMIEQMLLGLVAHRAGKKLTYDPAAGRITNMAEANDWLKRTYRPNWKLDG; the protein is encoded by the coding sequence GTGAATAGAAGAGACTTGCTGAAGACCGCCGCACCGGCGGGCCTGACGATTCTGCGCAGCGGCGTGCTTCGCGGACAAACCGCGCCGAGCAACAGGCTTAACATTGCTCTGATCGGTGTGTGGGGACGCGGCACGGCCCACTATGCCACAATGCTCAAGGAAAACGTGGTCGCCATTTGCGACGTCAACGAACTCCGCATGAAGGAAGCCCTGCGGATCTTCCCAAAGGCCAAAACCTACTGGGACTGGCGCAAGCTCGTGGAGCAGAAAGACGTCGAAGCCGTGATTGTCTGCACCGCCGATCATCATCACGCCTTCATCGCCAACTGGGCGCTCAACCGCGACATGCATGTCTTCTGCGAGAAGCCGCTCGGCATCAGCGTCGAAGAAGCCAGAACCGTGCGCGCCAACTACATCAAGCGCAAGGCCAAGGTCGCCACCCAGCACGGCACCCAGCGCCACGCCTACCCGAACTTCGAGCGTGTCCGCGAGCTCATCCTCGACGGCGCCATCGGCGAGTTGCACACCGTCCATAGTTGGGACAGCCGCAAACTCCCCCGGCCCGGTTATCCGCAGGCCGAAGGCCAGCCGCCAGCCAGCCTCCAGTACGAACAGTGGATCGGCCCCTCTCCCTACCATCCCTATAGTCCGCAATACTTCGGCGGCTCGAGCGGACTCAATTGCCTGTTCTGGAACATGTACCGCGATTTCGGCGTCGGCCAGATGGGCGACATGGGCGCCCACACCATGGACCTCGTCTGGAACTCCGTCGATGCCGGCGCGCCTCAGGCCATTGACGTCGATTGGGAGGTCAGCGACAAGTACGATCCCAACATCTGCCCCGTGCGCCTCAAAGCCATCTTCGAGCATCCCGGCAACTCCTGGCGCGGCCCTGTCAGGCTGGTCTGGTACCAGGGCGGTCTCAAGCCCGAATCGCCGAAAAGCTACATCGACGTCGAACACATCGGCAACGGCGCCATCTTCGAAGGGACCAAGGGCGCAATCCTCGCCGATTTTACGTCCCGCATCGTCATCCCCAACAACGACGACGGCGACTTCACCTACTACAAGCGCCGCGCCAAGGACAACTTGCTCCCGCTTGTCATGGGCGCCGGCCAGCCCACGCAAGCCCCCCCGCAGCGGCGCGCGAGTGGCGGTCGCCGTCCATCCGGACCCCTTCCCGGCGGCATGCGCGCTTTGCCGAGTGCCGAAGTCGGACCGAGCGGATTCCCCACTGTCCAGATGATGGAAGGCAACATCCCTCCTGCCATCGGCATGCCGAACACCTCCGTCGAAGCCGCCGCCGCCGCCCAAAAAGAAGGCCGTCCCCCCGGCCGGCAGGACCCCTTCCAGCAGGAATGGATCGAGGCCTGCAAAGGCAACCGCAACAGCGCCACCTACGGAACCAGTTCGAAAACGAACTGCGACTTCGACTACGCTGGCTCCATGATCGAACAGATGCTCCTCGGCCTGGTCGCTCATCGCGCCGGAAAGAAACTCACCTACGACCCCGCCGCCGGCCGCATCACCAACATGGCCGAAGCCAACGACTGGTTGAAGCGGACCTACCGCCCCAACTGGAAACTCGACGGCTAA
- a CDS encoding CoA-acylating methylmalonate-semialdehyde dehydrogenase yields the protein MPAAETNNEVLDFVGGAWRRPTSEAGTEVLNPATGAVIARSPAGSAEDVSAAVEAASAAFPAWRAMPPAERIQYLFRLKQLLEDHFEGLARLITTENGKTLDEAKGELRRGIENVEVACGIPTLMQGYNLENVAAGIDESMFRQPLGVVAVITPFNFPAMIPLWFLPYAIACGNTLVLKPSERVPLCLARIVELIAKTGLPGGVVNLVNGGKAAVDAILDHPAVRAVSFVGSTAVARYVYARGSAKGKRVQCQGGAKNHVVVLPDADLETTTRIIADSAYGCAGQRCLAVSVAVTVGGAREWFAKSIAETAAAMRVGSGLEAGVQMGPVITAASKDRIGQLIAQGAAEGARPVVDGRGARVGECPDGSFVGPTVLDGVPAGSSLAETEIFGPVLSLIHADGVDEAMELIARNSYGNASSIFTGSGAAARKFRNLIPTGNVGVNIGVAAPMAYFPFSGWKGSFFGVLHAQGRDAVEFYTEKKVVIERWPKEWSRKF from the coding sequence ATGCCAGCAGCGGAAACGAACAACGAAGTACTTGATTTTGTCGGCGGGGCGTGGCGGCGGCCGACGTCGGAAGCAGGGACGGAGGTGCTGAATCCGGCAACGGGGGCGGTGATCGCGCGATCGCCGGCGGGGTCGGCGGAGGATGTGAGCGCGGCCGTGGAGGCGGCGTCGGCGGCGTTTCCGGCGTGGCGGGCGATGCCACCGGCGGAACGGATCCAATACTTGTTTCGGCTGAAGCAACTGCTGGAGGATCACTTCGAAGGGCTGGCGCGGCTGATCACGACCGAGAACGGGAAGACCCTCGACGAGGCGAAGGGCGAGCTGCGGCGCGGGATCGAGAACGTGGAAGTGGCGTGCGGGATCCCGACGCTGATGCAGGGTTACAACCTGGAGAACGTGGCGGCGGGGATCGATGAATCGATGTTCCGGCAGCCGCTGGGGGTAGTGGCGGTGATTACGCCGTTCAACTTTCCGGCGATGATTCCGCTGTGGTTTCTGCCGTACGCGATCGCTTGCGGGAACACTCTTGTGCTGAAGCCATCGGAGCGGGTGCCGCTGTGCCTGGCGCGCATCGTGGAACTGATCGCGAAGACGGGATTGCCGGGCGGCGTGGTGAACCTGGTGAACGGCGGGAAGGCGGCGGTGGACGCGATTCTGGATCATCCGGCGGTGCGGGCGGTGAGCTTCGTGGGATCGACGGCGGTGGCGCGGTACGTGTATGCCCGGGGCTCGGCGAAAGGGAAGCGGGTGCAGTGCCAGGGCGGGGCGAAGAATCACGTGGTGGTGCTGCCGGACGCCGATCTGGAGACGACGACGCGGATCATCGCCGATAGCGCGTACGGGTGCGCGGGTCAGCGGTGCCTGGCGGTATCGGTGGCGGTGACGGTGGGCGGGGCGCGGGAGTGGTTCGCGAAGTCGATCGCGGAGACGGCGGCGGCGATGCGGGTGGGGTCCGGGCTTGAGGCGGGCGTGCAGATGGGACCGGTGATCACAGCGGCGAGCAAGGATCGGATCGGGCAGTTGATCGCGCAAGGAGCGGCGGAGGGAGCTCGGCCGGTGGTGGACGGGCGTGGAGCGAGGGTAGGCGAATGCCCGGACGGGAGCTTTGTGGGTCCGACGGTACTCGACGGCGTGCCGGCGGGGAGCAGCCTGGCGGAGACAGAGATTTTCGGTCCGGTACTGAGCCTGATTCACGCCGATGGGGTGGACGAGGCGATGGAGCTGATCGCGCGGAATTCGTACGGGAACGCGTCGTCGATCTTCACAGGGAGCGGGGCTGCGGCGCGCAAGTTCCGGAACCTGATTCCGACGGGCAATGTGGGGGTGAATATCGGCGTTGCGGCTCCGATGGCTTACTTTCCATTCAGCGGATGGAAGGGGAGTTTCTTCGGCGTGCTGCATGCGCAGGGACGGGACGCAGTGGAGTTCTATACGGAAAAGAAAGTCGTGATCGAACGATGGCCGAAGGAATGGAGCCGGAAGTTTTGA
- a CDS encoding Uma2 family endonuclease, whose amino-acid sequence MLMVEETYLLLALTARGLTDAQFEELCHQYKAYRVEYTAEREIIVMPPTDPRTGMRNSAIDAQLWLWASKDGRSGVTDSSAGFALPDGSRLSPDAAWISRGRLGRRPVWDPAA is encoded by the coding sequence ATGCTGATGGTCGAGGAGACCTACCTGCTGCTGGCACTCACGGCGCGCGGGCTGACGGACGCGCAGTTCGAGGAGCTGTGCCATCAATACAAGGCATACCGGGTGGAGTACACGGCTGAGAGGGAGATCATTGTTATGCCGCCGACGGATCCTCGAACGGGAATGCGCAATTCGGCGATCGATGCGCAGTTGTGGTTGTGGGCTTCGAAGGACGGCCGGAGCGGTGTGACCGATTCGAGCGCGGGGTTTGCGTTGCCGGACGGATCGCGGCTGTCGCCGGACGCGGCATGGATTTCGCGGGGGCGGCTGGGGCGGCGGCCGGTGTGGGATCCGGCGGCCTAG
- a CDS encoding glycoside hydrolase family 97 catalytic domain-containing protein — MTSSGYALIFSAVAAAFPTAAAVLQSPSKTVSAEIAIADGRAVYSAFFRGREVIRASALGLGLEGSARLDSNFRLVRSTPSSHRETWKPVYGERAQYPDNYNAAAYEFQELIPPHRTLILEFRAYDEGLALRYRIPAQGAVTIGDEVTEFRLAPGAHGWETPGAQREYARVPIEKITRPSERPFLVELANGLWAAIAEAGVEDYPTMLVASLPAQRHSLGVSLTGSARLTGPAATPWRVILMDETPGALLEHNYLLLNLSPASRLRTTDWIRPGKVLREVTLSTHGGREAADFAASNGIRYIEYDAGWYGHEYDEASDATRVNVDPKRLHLDPAFRGLDLREVIGYAKSKNVGVLLYVNRRALERQLDAILPLFASWGVAGLKYGFVNVYKQEWNRWLYVAVAKAAEHKLILDVHDNFRPTGMSRTYPNLLTQEGILGNEGFPDANHSTVLPFTRLLAGAADYTYCWLSPRLANTWAHQLALTVVIYSPLQFVYWYDRPVALAPETPGMAWFRDVPTTWDDTRVLGGAPGEFAAVARRKGDRWYLGVVANNTGGNRTLKLDMLDPDRAFEAVLYQDGQGPRDIQVETRRVRHSDALSLKLQPRGGAAVRLAPQP; from the coding sequence ATGACATCCAGCGGTTACGCCCTGATTTTCTCCGCCGTAGCCGCCGCCTTCCCCACGGCGGCCGCTGTGCTCCAATCGCCCTCGAAGACTGTCTCCGCCGAAATCGCCATCGCCGATGGTCGCGCCGTCTACTCGGCCTTCTTCCGCGGCCGCGAAGTCATTCGTGCCTCCGCTCTCGGACTCGGGCTCGAAGGCTCCGCGCGCCTGGATTCCAACTTCCGCCTCGTCCGCTCCACGCCTTCCTCACACCGCGAAACCTGGAAGCCCGTCTACGGCGAACGCGCCCAATATCCGGACAACTACAACGCCGCCGCCTACGAGTTCCAGGAACTCATTCCGCCCCACCGCACCCTCATCCTCGAGTTCCGCGCCTACGACGAAGGACTCGCGTTGCGCTACCGCATTCCCGCTCAGGGCGCTGTCACCATCGGCGACGAAGTCACCGAGTTCCGCCTCGCGCCCGGCGCTCACGGATGGGAGACCCCCGGCGCTCAGCGCGAATACGCCCGCGTCCCCATCGAGAAGATCACCCGCCCCAGCGAGCGCCCCTTCCTCGTCGAACTCGCCAACGGGCTCTGGGCCGCCATCGCTGAGGCCGGAGTCGAAGACTATCCCACGATGCTCGTCGCATCGCTTCCCGCCCAGCGCCACTCCCTCGGCGTCAGCCTCACCGGTTCTGCGCGCCTCACCGGCCCCGCCGCCACTCCCTGGCGCGTCATATTGATGGACGAAACCCCAGGCGCGCTCCTCGAACACAACTACCTCCTCCTCAACCTCAGCCCCGCCTCGCGCCTCCGTACCACCGATTGGATCCGTCCCGGCAAGGTCCTCCGCGAAGTGACCCTATCCACGCACGGGGGCAGAGAAGCCGCCGATTTCGCCGCCTCAAATGGTATCCGCTACATCGAGTACGACGCCGGCTGGTACGGCCACGAATACGACGAAGCCTCCGACGCCACCCGCGTCAACGTCGACCCAAAGCGCCTGCACCTGGACCCCGCCTTTCGCGGCCTCGACCTGCGCGAAGTCATCGGCTACGCGAAATCGAAAAACGTCGGCGTCCTCCTCTACGTCAATCGCCGCGCACTCGAACGCCAGCTCGACGCCATCCTCCCGCTATTCGCCAGTTGGGGTGTCGCCGGCCTCAAGTACGGCTTCGTCAACGTCTACAAACAGGAGTGGAACCGCTGGCTCTACGTCGCCGTCGCCAAGGCCGCCGAACACAAACTCATCCTCGACGTCCACGACAACTTCCGGCCCACTGGCATGAGCCGTACGTACCCGAACTTACTCACCCAGGAAGGCATCCTCGGCAACGAAGGCTTCCCGGACGCCAACCACAGCACCGTCCTCCCCTTCACTCGCCTGCTCGCCGGCGCCGCCGACTACACTTACTGCTGGCTCAGTCCCCGCCTCGCAAACACCTGGGCGCACCAACTCGCGCTGACCGTCGTCATCTACAGCCCGCTCCAGTTCGTCTATTGGTATGACCGCCCCGTGGCCCTCGCGCCCGAAACTCCCGGAATGGCTTGGTTCCGCGACGTGCCCACCACCTGGGACGACACTCGCGTTCTCGGCGGCGCGCCCGGCGAGTTCGCCGCCGTCGCCCGGCGCAAAGGTGATCGCTGGTATCTCGGTGTCGTCGCCAACAATACCGGTGGCAACCGCACGCTGAAGCTCGACATGCTCGATCCCGACCGCGCTTTCGAAGCCGTCCTCTACCAGGACGGCCAAGGTCCCCGCGACATTCAGGTTGAAACCCGCCGCGTCCGCCACAGCGACGCACTCAGCCTCAAACTCCAGCCTCGCGGTGGAGCCGCCGTCCGGCTGGCGCCGCAGCCCTGA
- a CDS encoding site-specific integrase codes for MSPTTLKLFRRHEAGCVRGYQKEDRVYEHDTIKVKNRRDAKADCHCPIYAEGNLGSGANRRYLRPKTTGQRIWDDAKKMAASWAASGSAETAPAPANDGYQLVTVRDAVEAFLDSKRLNYREAATVKQFEQLLTGRLIPFADAEGIAFVQQMDSAVVWSRFRKSWVSLNPTKNRKTETTPDPVQLGPNTIGRLVTSLRAFLTFCVSREWLSDNWASRRHGIEAPQKIEPKEPFSETELKYIYEATKLVTDGKGFKVKRTGQQNATEVLNFILTMRHTGMRISDAVMLTRDQLVEFAVGPYTHAISFRPKKTENSRKENHVHVPAHPDLVAALMDMPLKQDRYFFFGGGNEERRRTNTTAWRKRVTRVFEIAADLMEEDGAKFENPPIPHRFRHTFCATLLRAGVSTRLVAQYVGDTEEVVRTHYAKFCVAEQREGALKMAEALKLSV; via the coding sequence ATGTCACCCACCACACTGAAGCTGTTTCGACGCCATGAAGCCGGATGCGTTCGCGGGTACCAGAAGGAAGATCGAGTCTACGAACACGACACGATCAAAGTGAAAAACCGGAGGGACGCGAAGGCCGATTGCCATTGCCCGATCTACGCTGAAGGGAATTTGGGATCTGGTGCGAATCGCCGGTACCTGAGACCGAAGACGACTGGTCAGCGGATTTGGGACGACGCAAAGAAAATGGCGGCATCGTGGGCAGCGTCAGGATCGGCTGAGACCGCGCCCGCACCAGCAAACGACGGATATCAGCTTGTGACCGTCCGTGATGCCGTAGAAGCGTTCCTGGACTCAAAGCGCCTCAACTACAGAGAAGCAGCGACGGTCAAGCAATTCGAGCAACTGTTGACTGGACGCCTGATCCCATTCGCCGATGCTGAAGGAATCGCGTTCGTTCAGCAGATGGACAGTGCTGTCGTCTGGAGTCGGTTCAGAAAATCTTGGGTGTCCCTGAATCCGACCAAGAACCGAAAGACCGAAACGACACCTGATCCAGTCCAGCTTGGGCCGAACACAATCGGGCGGCTGGTCACGTCGCTTCGAGCGTTCCTGACTTTCTGTGTGTCGCGGGAATGGCTATCGGACAACTGGGCATCGCGGCGGCATGGCATCGAAGCACCCCAGAAGATCGAACCGAAAGAACCGTTCTCCGAAACCGAACTGAAGTACATCTATGAGGCGACGAAGCTGGTGACCGATGGAAAAGGGTTCAAGGTCAAGAGGACAGGGCAGCAGAACGCGACAGAGGTTCTGAACTTCATCCTGACAATGAGGCATACCGGCATGAGGATTTCAGATGCCGTCATGCTTACCAGGGATCAGCTAGTCGAATTTGCGGTTGGCCCTTATACTCATGCCATCAGCTTCAGGCCGAAGAAGACGGAGAATTCGCGGAAGGAAAATCACGTCCATGTTCCCGCACATCCTGATCTGGTCGCGGCGTTGATGGACATGCCCTTGAAGCAAGATCGATATTTTTTCTTTGGTGGAGGGAATGAAGAACGTCGAAGAACCAACACTACGGCATGGCGAAAGAGGGTGACGCGAGTGTTCGAGATAGCGGCGGATCTGATGGAAGAGGATGGAGCGAAGTTTGAGAACCCGCCAATTCCGCACAGGTTCCGACATACGTTCTGTGCGACTCTTCTTCGGGCAGGGGTTTCGACTAGGCTGGTAGCTCAATACGTCGGTGACACTGAAGAGGTTGTTCGGACACACTATGCGAAATTTTGTGTGGCCGAACAGAGAGAAGGCGCGTTGAAGATGGCTGAAGCACTCAAGCTGTCAGTCTGA
- a CDS encoding sulfatase: MTDSNRRSFLTGALSGAGAMAQTRSGKPRNIIFILTDDHRYDAMSFLKGQAWLETPRLDSLARDGVNFQNAIVTTSLCSPSRASILTGKYAHRHQIVDNNTPIPKGTRFFPQDLQKAGYRTGFFGKWHMGNEADNPQPGFDRWVSFLGQGSYDPSANGLNVDGKKVPQKGYITDELTDHAVDFVKSVNRDQPYFLYLSHKAVHADFVPPPRFAGRYKDKQFVYPKSMAKPTPEEHRPAWVQNQRNSWHGVEYPYHSELNIAEYYKRYAETLCAVDESVGRVLDTLRQRGELDSTLIVYMGDNGFAFGEHGLIDKRTAYEESIRVPLLARCPELFKGSTTVTQPVANIDLMPTFLTAAGMKPPEDLDGTSWLDLAAGRSVNWRQSMLYEYYWERNFPQTPTIHALREQRYKFIRYYGIWDVDELYDLEKDPEEMYNLIFSAEHQRIASRMRSELFATLERTSGMQIPLFPDTNFVSNRRSPNASHAADFDSELYKTPARRPAGGGKQGKKK, translated from the coding sequence ATGACCGATTCCAACCGCAGAAGTTTTCTTACGGGCGCGCTTTCCGGCGCGGGAGCGATGGCGCAGACGAGATCGGGCAAGCCCCGGAACATCATCTTCATCCTGACCGACGATCATCGCTACGACGCGATGAGTTTTCTGAAGGGGCAGGCCTGGCTGGAGACGCCGCGGCTCGATTCGCTGGCGCGCGACGGCGTGAACTTCCAGAACGCCATTGTCACCACGTCGCTGTGCAGCCCGAGCCGAGCCTCGATCCTCACAGGCAAATATGCGCATCGGCATCAGATCGTCGACAACAACACGCCGATTCCGAAAGGCACGCGCTTCTTCCCGCAGGATCTGCAGAAGGCCGGGTATCGCACGGGCTTTTTTGGCAAGTGGCACATGGGCAATGAGGCGGACAATCCACAGCCGGGATTCGACCGGTGGGTGAGTTTCCTGGGCCAAGGCAGCTACGACCCGAGCGCGAACGGGCTGAACGTAGACGGCAAGAAGGTTCCGCAGAAGGGCTACATTACGGACGAACTCACCGATCATGCGGTGGACTTCGTGAAGAGCGTGAATCGGGACCAGCCGTACTTTCTGTACCTTTCGCACAAAGCGGTGCATGCGGATTTCGTGCCGCCGCCGCGGTTCGCGGGCCGGTACAAGGACAAGCAGTTCGTGTACCCGAAGTCAATGGCGAAGCCGACGCCGGAGGAGCACCGGCCGGCGTGGGTGCAGAACCAGCGCAACAGTTGGCACGGCGTGGAGTATCCGTACCACTCCGAACTCAACATCGCCGAATACTACAAGCGCTATGCGGAAACACTGTGCGCCGTGGATGAGAGCGTGGGCCGCGTGCTCGACACGCTGCGCCAGCGGGGCGAGTTGGATTCGACGCTCATCGTCTATATGGGCGACAACGGATTCGCGTTCGGAGAGCACGGGTTGATCGACAAGCGGACGGCGTACGAGGAATCGATTCGGGTACCACTGCTGGCGCGGTGTCCGGAGTTGTTCAAAGGCAGCACAACGGTGACGCAGCCGGTGGCGAACATCGACCTGATGCCGACGTTCCTGACGGCGGCGGGCATGAAGCCGCCGGAGGACCTGGATGGGACGAGTTGGCTGGACCTGGCGGCTGGGCGCAGCGTAAACTGGCGGCAATCGATGCTCTACGAATACTACTGGGAGCGCAACTTTCCGCAGACGCCGACGATCCATGCACTGCGCGAGCAGCGCTACAAGTTCATCCGCTATTACGGCATCTGGGACGTGGATGAGCTTTACGATCTGGAAAAAGATCCGGAGGAGATGTACAACCTCATCTTTAGCGCGGAGCATCAGAGGATCGCGTCGCGGATGCGGAGCGAGCTGTTCGCCACGCTGGAGCGAACGTCGGGCATGCAGATCCCGCTATTTCCGGACACGAACTTCGTGTCGAACCGGCGGAGCCCGAATGCGTCGCACGCGGCGGACTTTGACAGCGAGCTGTACAAGACTCCGGCGCGGCGTCCGGCGGGGGGCGGGAAACAGGGCAAGAAGAAGTAG
- a CDS encoding cytochrome c-type biogenesis protein CcmH codes for MTALVVLLLIATPQQTERVRALERKLMAPCCYQTTLAEHHSEAANEMKAEIAALVTEGRTDREIVEVYKQRYGARILAEPEGATGVWLKTVPLAAVLVGLALVVFVIHRWLSG; via the coding sequence GTGACCGCCCTGGTGGTATTGTTGCTCATCGCGACACCGCAACAGACGGAACGGGTTCGAGCGCTGGAACGGAAGCTGATGGCGCCGTGCTGTTATCAGACAACACTGGCCGAGCACCATAGCGAAGCGGCGAACGAGATGAAGGCGGAGATCGCGGCGTTGGTTACCGAAGGCAGGACCGATCGGGAGATCGTGGAGGTCTACAAGCAACGGTATGGGGCGCGGATTCTGGCGGAGCCTGAGGGCGCCACGGGTGTGTGGCTGAAGACGGTTCCGCTGGCGGCGGTGCTAGTCGGGCTAGCGCTGGTGGTGTTTGTGATTCACCGATGGCTTAGCGGCTGA
- a CDS encoding response regulator, with translation MNQQTVRVLLIEDCPDYAGVVHDWLSALADEESAGFDLVWRQSLGEGLERVRDGGIDLVLLDRGLPDCPGCSLAAFRAAFPATPVIMLTGVESELDATRLLEDGAVDYLVKHICDAKTLRGAIWDFVENPERIRVVR, from the coding sequence ATGAACCAACAGACGGTCCGTGTACTGCTGATCGAAGACTGTCCGGATTATGCCGGTGTTGTTCATGACTGGCTCAGTGCGCTTGCGGATGAGGAGAGTGCGGGCTTCGACCTGGTCTGGCGCCAGAGCCTGGGTGAAGGACTCGAGCGGGTGCGCGATGGCGGCATCGATCTCGTGCTGCTCGACCGGGGGCTTCCCGATTGCCCGGGGTGTTCGCTGGCCGCGTTTCGAGCGGCATTTCCGGCGACGCCGGTGATCATGCTGACCGGCGTGGAGAGCGAGCTGGACGCGACACGGCTGCTCGAAGACGGCGCAGTGGACTACCTGGTGAAGCACATCTGCGACGCCAAGACGCTGCGCGGGGCGATCTGGGACTTCGTGGAGAATCCGGAGCGGATCCGCGTGGTGCGGTAG
- a CDS encoding DUF1080 domain-containing protein, translated as MEPEVLMARPGWLLALGSLAVAAMGQTPEAEWKPLFDGKSLGHWKATPFPRQRGVRVEDGTIVLPAGQPLTGVTWQGEFPGSGYELRFEAVRRLGGDFFASVTLPAGGNYATWVLGGWGGDIVGISSIDNWDASDNETRSYYTFETDRWYSFRIRVTGSRIQAWIDGQRVVHVNIAGRAISLRPGDIGLSTPLGFASYNTTGGIRKIEYRPVSGD; from the coding sequence ATGGAGCCGGAAGTTTTGATGGCGCGGCCAGGCTGGCTGCTGGCGTTGGGGAGCCTGGCGGTGGCGGCGATGGGGCAGACTCCGGAGGCGGAGTGGAAGCCGCTATTCGACGGCAAATCGTTGGGGCACTGGAAGGCGACGCCGTTTCCGCGTCAGCGCGGGGTGCGCGTGGAAGACGGAACGATTGTGCTGCCGGCGGGACAGCCGTTGACGGGGGTGACGTGGCAGGGCGAGTTTCCGGGGTCGGGGTACGAGCTTCGGTTCGAGGCGGTGCGGCGGCTGGGAGGCGATTTCTTTGCGAGTGTGACGCTGCCGGCTGGGGGGAACTACGCGACATGGGTGCTGGGTGGATGGGGCGGCGACATCGTGGGGATTTCGTCGATCGATAACTGGGATGCTTCCGATAACGAGACACGGAGTTACTACACGTTCGAGACGGACCGGTGGTATTCGTTTCGGATTCGCGTGACGGGGAGCCGGATACAGGCTTGGATCGACGGGCAGAGGGTGGTGCATGTGAACATCGCGGGTCGGGCGATCAGTTTGCGGCCGGGGGATATAGGGCTTTCGACGCCGCTGGGATTTGCGTCGTATAACACGACGGGCGGTATCCGGAAGATCGAATACCGCCCGGTGAGTGGGGATTAG
- the ric gene encoding iron-sulfur cluster repair di-iron protein has product MNRIHQSVGALAARSTAATRVFEEHGIDFCCAGARSFADVCLEKQLDPEAVLAEIAAIELDTVSSGVTDWSAQPLDALIAHILDRHHTYLRAELPRLETWLAAVRKAHGERDGVMLAALDDVFSALKHELEMHLRKEETILFPAIRRSDGWIDQPVAVMEHEHDDAGRALAELRRITGGFQPPDHACATYRALYAGLAGLEKDLHIHIHLENNILFPRALAEVARGRGC; this is encoded by the coding sequence ATGAACCGAATACACCAGTCCGTCGGGGCCCTGGCCGCCCGGTCGACCGCCGCCACGCGCGTCTTTGAGGAGCACGGCATCGACTTCTGCTGCGCCGGCGCCAGGTCCTTCGCAGACGTCTGCCTTGAAAAACAGTTGGATCCCGAGGCCGTGCTCGCCGAGATCGCCGCCATCGAACTCGACACGGTCTCGTCCGGCGTTACGGATTGGTCCGCCCAGCCCCTGGATGCCCTCATCGCACACATCCTCGACCGGCATCACACCTACCTGCGCGCTGAACTGCCTCGCCTGGAGACTTGGCTCGCCGCCGTTCGAAAAGCCCACGGAGAACGGGACGGAGTCATGCTCGCCGCCCTCGACGACGTTTTCTCCGCACTGAAACACGAACTCGAAATGCACCTCCGCAAGGAGGAGACCATCCTCTTCCCCGCCATCCGCCGCAGCGACGGTTGGATCGATCAGCCCGTCGCCGTCATGGAGCATGAGCACGATGACGCCGGCCGCGCCCTCGCCGAACTCCGTCGCATCACCGGCGGCTTTCAACCGCCCGATCACGCCTGCGCCACCTATCGCGCCCTCTACGCCGGACTCGCCGGGCTCGAGAAGGATCTCCACATCCACATCCACCTGGAGAACAACATCCTCTTCCCGCGCGCCCTCGCCGAAGTCGCCCGCGGCCGCGGTTGTTGA